From a single Nostoc sp. MS1 genomic region:
- a CDS encoding WD40 repeat domain-containing protein: MTNCTFIKNLSNKQPNPVTSVSYSPDGNYLAVAKDDSTVQLWNLSQKKTPEPLQWNTYQGMVTKVQFSPDGKSLATIGGTRVDIRNLSGQKITQLIGHQGDVLSLSFSPSSKIIATAGADYQVCSDRLY, from the coding sequence TTGACTAACTGTACGTTTATTAAAAACTTAAGTAATAAGCAGCCAAACCCAGTTACAAGTGTTAGTTACAGCCCTGACGGAAATTACTTAGCAGTCGCAAAAGATGACAGCACAGTTCAACTGTGGAATTTATCTCAGAAAAAGACACCTGAACCACTTCAATGGAACACTTATCAAGGTATGGTGACAAAGGTGCAATTTAGTCCAGATGGCAAATCTCTTGCAACTATAGGTGGTACTAGAGTAGATATTCGGAATCTGTCAGGACAGAAAATTACTCAATTAATCGGTCATCAAGGTGATGTTTTGAGCTTGAGTTTTAGTCCTAGCAGTAAAATTATTGCTACAGCAGGCGCAGATTATCAAGTATGCAGCGATCGCCTCTACTAA